The segment GGTGCGGCCCGGGTCCCCGGGATGGAGCGCGCCGGGACGCGTTGCCCCGTATCGGCCGCGCCCTCCCAGGCTGACGTTCCCTCACGCGGAACGCAGCCGGTCGGGGCCCGTTCGACTGAGGGGGCGCCCTGGCCCGCGCACCGTGCCGCTCGGCGGGCCGTCGTGTGCCAGACGCGGACGACGCCCGTGCACCAGGCCGGTAAGGGGCGCGAAGCAGCAGGTCATCGCCGCTGTGGAGCTCTTGCGTAAGGGAACGGGGAGATCCCCGCAGGAGAAAATGCGCATATGGCGCAATCCACACCCGTACGGGCCTCGAATACACATTAGGAACTGCCCGTGCGACGCCAATCGAGCGCCTGCGGGACCCGGTAACGGGACAACGGTCGTCGGCGCTTGTCAGGGAGGTCGCCATGGTCGGAGAGCCGGTCGAAGAACTGACCTCGTATCCGGAGGAATCCCCGGCCGGACAATGCGGCGCGGACGGTCCGACCCCCGGTGTCGAGGCCGCCCTCGCCGTCACGCTGGCCGAGGTCATGGGTACGGGGCGGGCGCCGGTGGACCGGCATTTCTTCGACGACCTGGGCGCCGACTCCTTGGTGATGGCACATTTCTGTGCGCGGGTCAGGAAGCGTGCCGATCTGCCGCCGGTGTCGATGAAGGACATCTACCGGTATCCGACGATCCGGGCGCTGGCCACGGCGTTGGCGGGCTCCCCACCCGCTCTCCCGGTCGAGACCCCGCCCCCGGCACCGACTCCCCCGTCGGCGCCGGCTCCCGCTGTCAGGGGCACCTCGCGGTACGTGCTGTGCGGAGCGCTGCAACTGCTGACGTTCCTCGGGTACACCTCTCTCATCGCGGTCGCCACCGCCTGGGGTTATGCGTGGATCGCCGCCGGATCCGGCATGTTCGGCAGATATCTGCGGTCGGTGCTGTGCGGCGCGGCCGGACTGCTGTTGTTGTGCGCGCTTCCGATCCTGGTGAAGTGGGTCCTCATCGGCCGGTGGAAGCCCCGGCAGTTCCGCGTCTGGAGCCTGCCGTACGTCCGCTTCTGGGTCGTCAAGACGCTGATCCGCGCGAACCCGCTGGTGCTGTTCGTCGGTTCGCCGCTCTACACGCTCTATCTCCGGGCCCTGGGCGCGAGCATCGGACGCGGCGTCACGGTCTTCTCGCGCAATGTGCCGGTGTGCACCGATCTGCTGGCCCTCGGCGACGGCACCGTCATCCGCAAGGACGCGTTCCTCAACTGCTACCGGGCGCAGGCCGGTGTGCTGCAGACGGGCACCGTGGTCCTCGGGAAGAACGTGGTCATCAGCGAGGCCACGGTGCTCGACATCGAGACAGCCATGGGTGACGGGACGCAGCTCGGCCATGCCTCGTCGCTGCACAGCGGGCAGGTGGTGCCGGACGGCGAACACTGGCACGGATCACCGGCCCAGCGGACCGACGTGGACTACCGCGTGGTGGGACCGGCCCGTTGCGGCGCCTTGCGCAGGACGGTGCACAGCGCACTCCAGTTGGCGACCGTGCTGCTGCTGTACGTGCCGCTGGCGGTCGGCGGGGTGGGCATCCTGCTGGCCGAGGCGCCGCAGCTCAGCGCGGTCCTGGAACCCGGCCCCACGGCGCTGGCCGACGGTTCGTTCTACGTGGACGCCCTGCTGGTGTCCTTGCTCTTCTTCGCCGCCGTGCCGCTCGGGCTGCTCTTCCAGGCCACGGTCCCCCGGCTGCTCAGCCGGACCATCACCCCGGGCAAGGTCTATCCGCTGTACGGCTTCCACTACGGGGTGCACCGGCTGATCGCCCTCACCACCAACCGGAAGTTCCTGATGCGGCTGTTCGGCGACAGCTCCGCCATCGTGCACTACCTGCGGGGCCTCGGCTATGACCTCTCCCGGATCGAACAGACCGGGTCGAACTTCGGCACCGAGGTCAAGCACGAGACGCCGTACCTGAGTTCCGTCGGCAGCGGGACGATGGTCGCCGACGGTCTGTCCGTCATGAACGCCGACTTCTCGGACACCTCCTTCCGCGTCTGCCGGACCTCGATCGGACCGCGCAATTTCCTCGGGAACCGGATCGCCTACCCCTCGCGGGGAAAGACGGGCGACAACTGCCTGCTCGCGACGAAGGTGATGGTCCCGGTCGACGGCGAGGTCCGGGAGGGCGTCGGGCTGCTCGGCTCGCCCAGCTTCGAGATTCCCCGCTCGGTCCAGCGGGACAGCACCTTCGACCAGCTGAAGAACGGCGAGCAGCTGCGCCGCCACCTCGCCGCCAAGAACCGGCACAACGCCGCCACCATGGGGCTCTACCTCCTGACGCGGTGGCTCTACTTCTTCTGGGCCACCCTGCTCGTGGCGGTCGCCGCCGAGCTCTATGACTCCCTCGGCGCCTTGGCGATCGCGCTGGGCAACGTCCTGGTGCTGGTGTCCGGTGTCGTCTACTTCGTGCTGGTCGAACGGGCCGTGACGGCGTTCCATCCGCTGAGCCCGCTGTTCTGCTCGATCTACGATCCGCGTTTCTGGCGGCGCGAACGCTTCTGGAAGGTGCCCTCGGAGAGCTATCTGCTGCTCTTCAACGGCACCCCGTTCAAGAACCTGATCTGGCGGCTGCTGGGCGTCCGGATCGGCCGCAGGGTTTTCGACGACGGCTGCTATCTGACCGAGCGGACCCTGGCCGCGATCGGGGACGGCTGCACCCTCAACGTGGGGAGTGTCGTCCAGTGCCACTCGCAGGAGGACGGCACCTTCAAGTCCGACCGCAGCACGCTCGGCGCGGGCTGCACGCTCGGCGTCGGTGCCTTCGTCCATTACGGGGTGGCCCTGGGGGACGGCGCGGT is part of the Streptomyces platensis genome and harbors:
- a CDS encoding Pls/PosA family non-ribosomal peptide synthetase, with translation MVGEPVEELTSYPEESPAGQCGADGPTPGVEAALAVTLAEVMGTGRAPVDRHFFDDLGADSLVMAHFCARVRKRADLPPVSMKDIYRYPTIRALATALAGSPPALPVETPPPAPTPPSAPAPAVRGTSRYVLCGALQLLTFLGYTSLIAVATAWGYAWIAAGSGMFGRYLRSVLCGAAGLLLLCALPILVKWVLIGRWKPRQFRVWSLPYVRFWVVKTLIRANPLVLFVGSPLYTLYLRALGASIGRGVTVFSRNVPVCTDLLALGDGTVIRKDAFLNCYRAQAGVLQTGTVVLGKNVVISEATVLDIETAMGDGTQLGHASSLHSGQVVPDGEHWHGSPAQRTDVDYRVVGPARCGALRRTVHSALQLATVLLLYVPLAVGGVGILLAEAPQLSAVLEPGPTALADGSFYVDALLVSLLFFAAVPLGLLFQATVPRLLSRTITPGKVYPLYGFHYGVHRLIALTTNRKFLMRLFGDSSAIVHYLRGLGYDLSRIEQTGSNFGTEVKHETPYLSSVGSGTMVADGLSVMNADFSDTSFRVCRTSIGPRNFLGNRIAYPSRGKTGDNCLLATKVMVPVDGEVREGVGLLGSPSFEIPRSVQRDSTFDQLKNGEQLRRHLAAKNRHNAATMGLYLLTRWLYFFWATLLVAVAAELYDSLGALAIALGNVLVLVSGVVYFVLVERAVTAFHPLSPLFCSIYDPRFWRRERFWKVPSESYLLLFNGTPFKNLIWRLLGVRIGRRVFDDGCYLTERTLAAIGDGCTLNVGSVVQCHSQEDGTFKSDRSTLGAGCTLGVGAFVHYGVALGDGAVLAPDSFLMKGEAVPPDAHWGGNPARQTSGQDNGEGWR